A part of Bosea sp. (in: a-proteobacteria) genomic DNA contains:
- a CDS encoding BMP family ABC transporter substrate-binding protein, giving the protein MGDQGMDKDNQPRGGLDRRVVIQLGGGLALLAGTGGAALAQAKTKPLKVASIYTVPVEQQWVSRIHKALNIAKDRGDITYKWSENVANTDYERVMRQYSTEGMDLIVGESFAVERAARRVAADFPRIAYLMGSSFQPSKPNFSVFDNFIHEPAYLTGIVAGKATKTNVIGLVGGFAIPEVNRLMHAFMDGVLSVNKDAKFFVTFINSWYDPPKAKEAAFAMIDKKADIMYAERFGVTDAAKERGVKAIGNVIDTAAQYPGVVLASALWHMEPTIDRVIRNVLAGTFEPADYGVYSYMAHGGASLSELDPKLVTADVIAMVKAKEKEILEGAFRVNVNDAEPKSTA; this is encoded by the coding sequence ATGGGAGATCAAGGAATGGACAAGGACAACCAACCACGCGGCGGACTTGATCGGCGAGTTGTCATTCAGCTTGGGGGCGGACTGGCGCTGCTGGCCGGTACGGGCGGCGCGGCATTGGCTCAGGCCAAGACAAAGCCGTTGAAGGTCGCATCGATCTACACGGTCCCGGTCGAACAACAATGGGTCAGCCGCATCCACAAAGCACTGAACATCGCCAAGGACCGCGGTGACATCACATACAAGTGGTCCGAAAACGTCGCCAATACAGACTACGAGCGCGTCATGCGCCAGTATTCGACCGAAGGCATGGACCTGATTGTCGGCGAATCATTCGCTGTCGAGCGTGCTGCACGACGGGTGGCTGCGGACTTCCCGAGGATAGCCTATCTGATGGGATCATCCTTCCAGCCCTCGAAGCCGAACTTCTCCGTATTCGACAACTTCATCCATGAGCCTGCCTATCTGACCGGGATCGTCGCAGGCAAGGCAACCAAAACCAATGTCATCGGCTTGGTTGGCGGATTTGCCATCCCTGAGGTCAACCGGCTGATGCATGCCTTCATGGATGGCGTACTTTCGGTCAACAAGGATGCCAAGTTCTTCGTCACGTTCATCAACTCCTGGTACGATCCGCCGAAGGCGAAGGAAGCCGCCTTTGCGATGATCGACAAGAAGGCTGACATCATGTACGCCGAACGCTTCGGTGTAACGGATGCTGCCAAGGAGCGCGGCGTCAAGGCCATCGGCAACGTCATAGACACCGCCGCACAGTATCCCGGCGTCGTGCTCGCGTCTGCGCTCTGGCACATGGAGCCCACTATCGACCGCGTGATCCGCAACGTGCTCGCAGGCACGTTCGAGCCCGCTGACTATGGCGTCTACAGCTATATGGCGCATGGCGGGGCCAGCCTCTCGGAGCTTGATCCCAAGCTTGTGACGGCCGATGTCATCGCCATGGTCAAGGCCAAGGAGAAGGAGATTCTCGAAGGTGCCTTCCGGGTCAATGTCAACGATGCCGAGCCCAAGTCGACCGCGTGA
- the dhaK gene encoding dihydroxyacetone kinase subunit DhaK — protein MKKLINGIDTVLAESLDGFVRAHADIVAMGEERKFIRRTRLKRGKVALISGGGSGHEPLHAGFVGVGMLDAACPGQVFTSPTPDQMIAAAEAVDTGAGCLFIVKNYEGDVMNFEMAREMAAQNIQTVIVNDDVAVQNSSYTTGRRGVAGTMIVEKIVGAAAEQGMSLDALKTLGDKVVARTRSMGVALTSCTVPAAGNPTFQLADDEMEMGVGIHGEPGRRRVKLEPARVIAAEIVEAILGDLGKSAKGSAIVLVNGFGGTPAMELYLMYENAAAIISQHGVKIARSMVGNYVTSLEMAGCSITVTMADRQMLALWDAPVRTSALQRT, from the coding sequence ATGAAGAAGCTGATCAATGGAATCGATACGGTTCTTGCCGAGAGCCTCGACGGATTCGTGCGCGCCCACGCCGACATCGTGGCCATGGGCGAGGAGCGCAAGTTTATTCGACGCACGCGCCTGAAGCGCGGCAAGGTGGCGCTGATTTCCGGCGGCGGCTCCGGCCACGAGCCGCTTCACGCGGGTTTTGTGGGCGTTGGCATGCTCGATGCCGCTTGCCCTGGACAAGTCTTCACCTCGCCCACGCCCGACCAGATGATTGCTGCGGCGGAGGCGGTGGATACCGGAGCCGGCTGCTTGTTCATCGTCAAGAATTACGAAGGCGATGTGATGAACTTCGAGATGGCGCGCGAGATGGCGGCGCAGAACATCCAGACCGTGATCGTTAACGACGACGTCGCCGTGCAGAATTCCTCCTACACGACTGGACGGCGCGGCGTCGCCGGAACGATGATTGTCGAGAAGATCGTCGGTGCCGCGGCCGAACAGGGCATGAGCCTCGACGCGCTCAAGACGCTTGGCGACAAGGTCGTCGCCCGCACCCGCTCCATGGGGGTGGCGCTGACCTCCTGCACTGTGCCTGCCGCCGGCAACCCGACATTCCAGCTCGCCGATGACGAGATGGAGATGGGCGTCGGCATTCACGGCGAGCCGGGACGGCGGCGGGTGAAGCTTGAGCCCGCGCGTGTGATCGCGGCCGAGATCGTCGAGGCCATCCTTGGCGATCTCGGCAAGAGCGCCAAGGGCAGCGCCATCGTGCTCGTCAACGGCTTCGGCGGCACACCGGCGATGGAGCTCTATCTGATGTACGAGAACGCCGCCGCGATCATCAGCCAGCACGGCGTCAAGATTGCCCGTTCGATGGTCGGGAACTATGTCACCTCGCTTGAGATGGCCGGGTGCTCGATCACCGTGACCATGGCTGACCGCCAGATGCTGGCGCTATGGGATGCACCCGTCCGAACCAGTGCCCTGCAGCGGACGTAG